The Thiosulfativibrio zosterae genome has a window encoding:
- the modB gene encoding molybdate ABC transporter permease subunit — MLDGVSLQPLWVTLQVAFYTTVLLIILGTPLALWLARIQGMKKAVFEAIVALPLVLPPTVLGFYLLVTLGPGGPIGEIWASFGFAPLTFSMTGLVIGSFLYSLPFAIQPLMHGFEQLGRRPSEVAATLGAGPIDRFFSVTLPLTRRHYLVGATLAFAHTVGEFGVVLMIGGNIPGVTQVASIAIYDHVDALEYTEAHVLSAIMLVMSLAVLTVVYGLNRRMEVKVG; from the coding sequence ATGTTAGATGGCGTGAGCTTACAGCCTTTATGGGTCACCTTGCAGGTGGCTTTTTACACCACAGTGTTGCTGATTATTTTGGGTACGCCTTTGGCCTTGTGGTTGGCGCGTATTCAAGGCATGAAAAAAGCGGTGTTCGAAGCCATAGTTGCTTTGCCCTTGGTGTTGCCACCGACCGTGTTAGGCTTTTATTTATTGGTCACCCTTGGCCCCGGCGGGCCGATTGGTGAAATTTGGGCATCGTTTGGCTTTGCGCCCTTAACCTTTTCAATGACCGGTTTGGTGATCGGCTCGTTTTTATATTCCTTGCCCTTTGCCATTCAGCCCTTGATGCATGGTTTTGAACAGTTGGGGCGTCGTCCGTCAGAGGTGGCCGCCACCTTAGGTGCTGGCCCGATTGACCGCTTTTTCTCGGTCACCTTACCGCTCACGCGCCGCCATTATTTGGTGGGCGCAACCTTGGCGTTTGCCCATACCGTGGGTGAATTTGGGGTGGTGCTGATGATTGGTGGCAATATTCCCGGGGTCACACAAGTGGCGTCCATTGCCATTTATGACCATGTGGATGCCTTGGAGTACACGGAAGCCCATGTGTTATCGGCGATTATGTTGGTGATGAGTTTGGCGGTATTGACCGTGGTTTATGGGTTGAATCGTCGTATGGAGGTCAAAGTCGGATGA
- the modC gene encoding molybdenum ABC transporter ATP-binding protein, which produces MSLRGQVSLKLGEFQLETGEFQLPDTGLTAVFGHSGSGKTTFLRCLAGFEPNAKGEVYFFDQAWLKLGQFLPIHKRQLGYVFQEASLFAHLTVEGNLRYGLKRAKGPRSIEFNQVVDWLGLSALLSRDVLSLSGGEKQRVAIGRTLLSQPKVLMMDEPMASLDVFSKRAIMPYIERLRDELEIPIVYITHSPEEVERLADTVVFMSKGRITQIEPIAQALNRAGTPLYQNAEPRSVIAAEVVEQVLEDGLTRLSADGAELFVPALDEPLGAKVRVVIAANQVSLMASQPDMTSVLNHLPVTIESIEPVNEYSLLLRLRSWDAPWPLLAQVTKRSARRLDLQVGQHWVAAIKSASILN; this is translated from the coding sequence ATGAGTTTACGCGGACAAGTCAGCCTAAAACTGGGCGAGTTTCAATTAGAAACCGGCGAATTTCAATTGCCCGATACTGGGTTAACCGCAGTGTTTGGACATTCTGGTAGCGGCAAAACCACATTTTTAAGATGTTTGGCGGGTTTTGAACCCAATGCTAAAGGTGAAGTGTATTTTTTTGACCAGGCCTGGTTAAAATTAGGTCAGTTTTTGCCGATTCACAAGCGCCAATTAGGTTATGTTTTTCAAGAAGCCAGTTTGTTTGCGCATCTCACGGTGGAAGGCAATTTGCGCTATGGCTTAAAGCGCGCCAAAGGGCCACGCAGCATTGAGTTTAATCAAGTGGTCGATTGGCTGGGGTTAAGCGCCTTGTTGAGTCGTGATGTCTTGAGTTTATCGGGCGGCGAAAAACAACGCGTTGCCATAGGGCGCACGCTTTTATCGCAACCCAAAGTATTGATGATGGACGAACCCATGGCATCTTTGGATGTGTTTTCTAAGCGTGCCATCATGCCTTATATTGAGCGCTTGCGTGATGAGTTAGAAATTCCCATTGTCTATATCACCCATTCCCCTGAAGAAGTAGAACGCTTAGCTGATACGGTGGTGTTTATGTCCAAAGGGCGCATTACCCAAATTGAACCGATTGCCCAAGCGTTAAATCGCGCCGGCACGCCACTCTATCAAAATGCCGAGCCACGCTCGGTGATTGCCGCTGAAGTGGTGGAGCAGGTATTGGAAGATGGTTTAACCCGTTTGTCAGCAGATGGCGCAGAATTATTTGTGCCCGCCTTAGATGAACCTTTGGGGGCGAAAGTGCGGGTGGTGATTGCTGCCAATCAAGTCAGTTTGATGGCCAGTCAGCCAGACATGACCTCAGTGCTGAATCATCTGCCAGTGACCATTGAAAGTATTGAGCCGGTTAATGAATACAGTTTGTTATTAAGACTGCGCTCATGGGATGCACCTTGGCCGTTATTGGCTCAGGTCACCAAACGCTCGGCGCGCCGCTTGGATTTGCAAGTGGGGCAACATTGGGTGGCAGCGATTAAATCGGCCTCTATTCTGAATTAG
- a CDS encoding carbonic anhydrase → MKLKSIALVLGLTASASVFASGHGAHWGYSGHEGPEHWGDLSHEYATCKTGHTQSPIDIKPSADVDLEAIAFDYKVSPMSILNNGHTVQVNFAKGSTMKVEGKTYNLLQVHFHTPSENHLMGKSSPMEAHFVHSTDDGQLAVVAVLIEEGKTDSFIEKIVKAMPKTPMPAATVEGVSLSAMDYLPADKSYYRFAGSLTTPPCSEGVSWFMMKNPAHASKAQIAAIHAIIGNNNRPVMEVNGREIKE, encoded by the coding sequence ATGAAATTAAAGTCTATTGCGTTGGTATTGGGACTAACGGCATCGGCCAGCGTTTTTGCCAGCGGGCATGGCGCGCATTGGGGTTATAGCGGACACGAAGGTCCAGAGCATTGGGGTGACTTAAGCCATGAGTACGCGACTTGTAAAACTGGCCATACGCAGTCTCCGATAGACATCAAGCCTTCTGCGGATGTGGATTTAGAAGCCATTGCTTTTGATTATAAAGTTTCGCCGATGAGCATTTTAAATAATGGTCACACGGTACAGGTGAATTTTGCCAAGGGTTCAACCATGAAAGTGGAAGGCAAAACCTATAATCTATTACAAGTGCATTTTCACACACCCAGCGAAAACCATTTGATGGGCAAAAGCTCGCCGATGGAAGCCCATTTTGTGCACAGCACCGATGATGGTCAGTTGGCTGTTGTAGCGGTATTGATTGAAGAGGGCAAAACGGATTCTTTCATTGAAAAGATTGTGAAAGCCATGCCCAAAACCCCTATGCCAGCCGCCACTGTCGAAGGCGTGAGTTTGAGCGCGATGGATTATTTACCTGCGGATAAAAGTTACTATCGTTTTGCGGGTTCTTTAACCACGCCACCTTGTTCTGAGGGGGTTTCTTGGTTCATGATGAAAAACCCAGCGCACGCTTCTAAAGCGCAAATTGCGGCCATTCACGCGATTATTGGCAATAACAATCGCCCAGTGATGGAAGTTAACGGTCGCGAAATTAAAGAATAA
- a CDS encoding cation-translocating P-type ATPase, whose protein sequence is MTWFQDSISKIASALQTDTQTGLNRQQVTDRQAQGLNELASVAQTPWIWMLLYQFKNPLLIILIFGALLSFVTQHTTDAIAISVIVALNALISFTQEYKAQKSMDALKQMAAPQAKVLREGEWQMIPAKQLVVGDIIKLDAGSIVPADCRLFHSQALRIDEAALTGESEPVLKDAETPIDDHELPIADQHNMAFMSSLVTEGQGSALVVNIGMQTEVGKIAGLLQSAETQLTPLQQRIHKLSKVLIIAAVLLVLMVMSVGLFHGMDWQTLMTTGISLTVAATPEGLITLLTIVLTLGASRMMQNHALVRQLASVETLGSTSVICSDKTGTLTQNKMQVTQFWTGGHFYHVTGHGYEPEGDFFDHQKAPIAYQDIEHLQHLAKISVVCSDAELKCHPEHKTHHILGSPTEGAILVAAAKAGVTRKAVNEQFELIQMFAFDAKRKMMSVIAQDKDGQYWLFAKGAPDIFVQHCEAVQLQNTLGDRLTEQANINSVIEHFANQALRTLAVGYRKLSKQELELPIEQLEDNLILSGIYGIIDPPRPEAVQAIQDCHSAGIRVVMITGDHASTARAIAHSMGIIQNPQAPLLEGSQLSQLSDEDLFKQVSKVSVYARVTPEHKLRIVQALQAHRWVVAMTGDGVNDAPALRKADIGVAMGITGTGVSKESADLILLDDNFASIVQAVKEGRRIYDNIRKFIRQDLTTNVGEVSALLFAFIFMVSGEPLLTLAPLMILWVNLVSDGLPSLALGVDGAESNVMARRPRPKDESFFANKLGYTILIRGLIMGAVTYGMFEYGLHLTQNVSYAQTLAFMTLIFGQLVQVFDSRTLTNIYRRNPFGNKALLLAVGSSAILSLLMVYLPFGNLFLSTTPLALEHLGLALMVGALPVLLVSALNDFLKMDWL, encoded by the coding sequence ATGACTTGGTTTCAAGACTCAATTTCCAAAATAGCCAGCGCTTTACAAACCGACACTCAAACAGGCCTAAATCGTCAACAAGTAACGGATCGCCAAGCGCAAGGGCTCAATGAGCTCGCCAGCGTGGCGCAAACTCCGTGGATTTGGATGCTGCTTTACCAGTTTAAAAACCCACTGCTCATCATCCTCATTTTTGGCGCTTTGCTGTCCTTCGTCACCCAACACACCACGGATGCCATTGCCATCAGCGTGATTGTGGCGTTAAACGCCCTAATCAGCTTTACCCAAGAATACAAAGCGCAAAAGTCCATGGATGCGCTCAAACAAATGGCCGCCCCGCAAGCCAAGGTGCTTAGAGAGGGCGAATGGCAAATGATCCCTGCCAAACAACTGGTGGTTGGCGACATTATTAAGCTCGATGCCGGCAGCATAGTACCTGCCGATTGCCGATTGTTTCATAGCCAAGCGTTGCGCATTGACGAGGCGGCTTTAACCGGCGAATCCGAACCGGTACTCAAAGATGCCGAAACCCCAATTGATGACCACGAACTGCCGATTGCCGATCAACACAATATGGCCTTTATGAGCAGCCTAGTGACCGAAGGCCAAGGTAGCGCCCTAGTGGTTAATATTGGCATGCAAACCGAAGTCGGCAAAATTGCAGGACTGCTGCAAAGTGCCGAAACCCAACTGACGCCCTTGCAACAACGCATTCACAAGCTCTCAAAAGTGCTCATTATTGCCGCTGTACTGTTGGTCTTGATGGTGATGAGCGTGGGTTTATTTCATGGCATGGACTGGCAAACCCTCATGACCACCGGTATTTCGCTCACCGTTGCCGCCACGCCTGAAGGGTTAATTACCCTACTCACGATCGTGCTGACTTTAGGGGCCAGCCGTATGATGCAAAACCATGCGTTAGTGCGCCAACTGGCATCGGTTGAAACCTTAGGGTCTACCTCGGTGATTTGCTCCGATAAAACGGGCACCCTCACTCAAAACAAAATGCAGGTCACGCAATTTTGGACAGGCGGGCATTTTTATCATGTCACAGGTCATGGCTACGAACCCGAGGGGGATTTTTTTGACCACCAAAAAGCACCGATTGCTTATCAAGACATCGAACATCTGCAACACCTCGCCAAAATTTCCGTGGTGTGTAGCGATGCCGAACTGAAATGTCACCCAGAACACAAAACCCATCATATTTTAGGTTCGCCCACCGAAGGGGCTATTTTGGTGGCCGCTGCCAAAGCCGGTGTCACTCGCAAAGCCGTGAACGAGCAGTTTGAGCTGATTCAAATGTTCGCCTTTGATGCCAAGCGTAAAATGATGAGCGTTATTGCCCAAGACAAAGATGGCCAATACTGGCTATTTGCCAAGGGCGCGCCCGATATTTTTGTACAACACTGTGAAGCGGTGCAGCTGCAAAACACTTTGGGCGACCGCCTCACAGAACAGGCCAATATCAACAGTGTGATTGAACATTTTGCCAATCAAGCCTTGCGCACCTTGGCGGTGGGCTATCGCAAACTCTCAAAACAAGAGTTGGAACTGCCGATTGAACAACTCGAAGACAATCTCATTTTAAGCGGCATTTATGGCATTATCGACCCGCCTCGTCCAGAAGCGGTGCAAGCCATTCAAGACTGTCATTCTGCGGGTATTCGTGTGGTGATGATTACTGGCGACCATGCCAGCACGGCGCGCGCCATTGCCCACAGTATGGGCATTATCCAAAACCCACAAGCACCACTCTTAGAAGGCAGTCAATTGAGCCAACTGTCTGACGAAGACTTGTTTAAACAGGTCAGCAAAGTCTCAGTTTATGCACGTGTCACCCCCGAACACAAATTGCGCATTGTGCAAGCCTTGCAAGCGCATCGTTGGGTGGTCGCCATGACCGGCGATGGCGTGAATGATGCACCCGCTTTGCGCAAAGCCGATATTGGTGTGGCAATGGGCATTACTGGCACTGGCGTGTCTAAAGAGTCGGCTGATTTGATTTTGTTGGATGATAACTTTGCGTCCATCGTGCAAGCGGTTAAAGAAGGGCGGCGCATTTACGACAATATTCGCAAATTCATTCGCCAAGACCTCACCACCAATGTCGGCGAAGTGTCGGCTTTATTATTTGCCTTTATATTTATGGTCAGCGGCGAACCTTTATTAACCCTCGCGCCTTTAATGATTTTGTGGGTCAATTTGGTCAGCGACGGTTTGCCATCTTTGGCGTTGGGCGTGGATGGTGCAGAATCCAATGTAATGGCGCGCCGCCCTCGTCCCAAAGACGAAAGCTTTTTTGCCAACAAACTCGGCTACACCATTTTAATCCGTGGTCTTATTATGGGTGCGGTCACCTATGGTATGTTTGAATATGGTTTACACCTCACCCAAAATGTCAGCTACGCGCAAACCCTTGCCTTTATGACCTTAATTTTCGGACAGCTGGTGCAGGTGTTCGATAGCCGCACCCTCACCAATATTTATCGCCGCAATCCGTTTGGCAACAAAGCACTATTACTCGCCGTTGGCAGCTCTGCTATTTTGTCGTTATTGATGGTGTATTTGCCCTTTGGCAATCTGTTTTTAAGCACAACGCCACTGGCGTTGGAACATTTAGGACTGGCTTTGATGGTGGGCGCTTTGCCCGTATTATTAGTTTCGGCGTTAAATGACTTTCTCAAAATGGACTGGTTGTAA
- the mutM gene encoding bifunctional DNA-formamidopyrimidine glycosylase/DNA-(apurinic or apyrimidinic site) lyase: MPELPEVETTRRGITPQTQHQTITHMVIRNASLRWPVDDNLPQKLPGLVIFDIQRRGKYLILHMAKRAEKGTAMGHLLIHLGMSGSLRVVPPQSPVKKHDHIDLVMGNGLCLRYHDPRRFGAWLWWEGALNEHPLLKHLGPEPLAEDFNAPYLFAKSRKRQVAIKNFIMTSQTVVGCGNIYANESLFLSCIHPQMLASQLTLKQAERLVDNIKFVLARSIEQGGTTLRDFLSPDGTPGYFVQQLHVYGKTGEPCTACGTAIEKVIINQRASFYCPSCQPKVSA; encoded by the coding sequence ATGCCAGAGTTACCCGAAGTCGAAACCACCCGCCGCGGCATTACGCCACAAACCCAACACCAAACCATCACTCACATGGTGATTCGCAACGCCAGTTTGCGCTGGCCTGTGGACGACAATTTGCCGCAAAAACTACCAGGCCTGGTTATTTTTGACATTCAAAGACGCGGAAAATACCTGATTTTACACATGGCTAAAAGAGCGGAAAAAGGAACCGCGATGGGTCATTTATTGATTCATTTGGGCATGTCGGGCAGCTTGCGCGTGGTACCACCGCAGAGCCCCGTTAAAAAACACGACCATATTGATTTGGTCATGGGCAATGGGCTGTGCCTGCGATATCACGACCCACGGCGCTTTGGCGCATGGCTTTGGTGGGAAGGCGCCTTGAACGAACACCCTTTACTCAAACACTTAGGCCCTGAACCTTTAGCGGAGGATTTTAATGCGCCCTATTTGTTCGCCAAATCTCGCAAACGCCAAGTGGCAATTAAAAACTTCATTATGACCAGTCAAACCGTGGTGGGATGCGGTAATATTTACGCCAACGAATCGCTATTTTTAAGCTGCATTCATCCGCAAATGTTGGCCAGCCAACTCACCTTAAAACAAGCCGAACGCTTGGTGGACAATATTAAGTTCGTCTTGGCCAGATCGATTGAACAAGGCGGCACCACACTGCGTGATTTTTTATCGCCCGATGGCACGCCCGGCTACTTCGTGCAGCAACTGCATGTGTATGGAAAAACCGGTGAGCCTTGCACGGCTTGTGGCACGGCCATTGAAAAAGTCATCATTAATCAACGCGCCAGCTTTTACTGCCCCAGCTGCCAGCCAAAAGTGTCAGCCTAA
- a CDS encoding diguanylate cyclase, giving the protein MNLFLKRFHNLQLFQRFARRFVWMMGLLFISSFAYADQMLVPESSSSAEPQELQKITLQINWNHQFQFAGFYAAIKQGYYKELGLDLSVRAWQPGMVVTDEVVSGRADFGVGYSTQVADYIKGKSLKLIMSSFQYSPMILLSHEPVTDLGQLGGKRVMHSDNLQILGVLNKARSLATEPIVSVSPSANLQDFVTHKVDFYAAYSTNEPFRLKQMGVTFYTVDPKMYGIQSYADLVVTSEKLAQLQPAMVQKFRQASIKGWSYALGHKEEMVDYIIANYPVVKTRDALLFEAQQTERFVKTGATPIGNVEIAKLLATASEAYEVGMISRSELLSFKPENFIFNDSNYLFTPEELNYLKDNPVIRVGSDPDWEPFEFVNDQQQPSGVSVEYFKLFEKQLGVKFEFNTTKTWSEVVEGAKKGEYDIYSCAVATPERKKYMNFTAPYLSFPMVLIGGANAPYIEDYSHLNGQVVSVVKGYWSHEFLTKYFPDIKLLLVNNVQEGLEAVVQGKAFVYSGNLGVVNYSIQRHGLSGLHVVGQASDRFELAIGVQANNPVLLSIMQKVLANVTQEDRQKIFDKWFHLELVQRLDTAQIYKIIFVVGLVVLLMLVWGLFFRYQKNKKQDYINQIHELTYASLIEVEKFHTVWASQAYQALTGYSMDELLQTNYFTMADKEMTESQKHAIARQVLGGNAWTGEVVGLKKNGESYSVELTLTPQKNIWGKVTQVWATRVDITDKKRIEQLAILDDLTGTYNRRYFNEKIVEEVNRSKRDQKTLAVAMFDIDHFKMINDHYGHQRGDEVLKAVSDVIKESFHRSNEFCFRMGGEEFLVLSSFKTEVEFMDYLIQLKNKVESLKIENPLAREPYLTISVGAGFWTTEEIPFPDQIYHSVDAALYEAKANGRNQVVMTALKSE; this is encoded by the coding sequence ATGAATCTATTCTTAAAGCGATTCCATAACCTTCAACTGTTTCAACGGTTCGCCAGACGCTTTGTTTGGATGATGGGCCTGTTATTTATTTCCAGCTTTGCTTACGCCGACCAAATGCTCGTACCTGAGTCATCTTCGTCTGCTGAACCCCAGGAATTACAAAAAATAACTTTGCAAATTAACTGGAATCATCAATTCCAGTTTGCGGGCTTTTACGCCGCCATTAAACAGGGTTATTACAAGGAACTCGGTTTAGATTTAAGCGTGCGGGCTTGGCAACCCGGTATGGTCGTTACCGATGAAGTGGTTTCTGGTAGGGCCGATTTTGGGGTGGGTTATTCCACTCAGGTTGCAGATTATATTAAGGGTAAATCCTTAAAGTTAATCATGTCGTCTTTTCAGTATTCTCCTATGATTCTCTTATCGCACGAGCCAGTGACTGACCTGGGTCAGTTGGGTGGTAAGCGCGTCATGCACTCTGATAATTTACAAATTTTAGGGGTGCTCAATAAAGCACGCTCTTTGGCGACTGAGCCTATTGTGAGTGTGAGCCCTAGCGCAAATCTTCAAGATTTTGTCACTCACAAGGTGGATTTTTACGCTGCCTATTCAACCAATGAACCTTTTCGACTCAAACAAATGGGCGTTACCTTTTATACAGTTGACCCGAAAATGTATGGTATTCAAAGTTATGCAGACTTAGTGGTTACCTCTGAAAAGCTAGCCCAGTTGCAACCTGCGATGGTGCAAAAGTTTCGACAAGCCAGTATCAAAGGTTGGTCTTATGCACTGGGTCATAAAGAAGAGATGGTGGACTACATCATCGCCAACTATCCGGTTGTAAAAACTCGGGATGCCTTGTTGTTTGAAGCGCAACAAACTGAAAGATTTGTAAAAACTGGCGCAACCCCAATTGGCAATGTTGAGATTGCAAAGTTACTGGCAACGGCATCAGAGGCTTATGAAGTTGGCATGATTTCGCGCAGTGAATTGCTGTCGTTTAAGCCTGAGAATTTTATTTTTAACGACTCAAATTATCTGTTTACCCCAGAAGAACTGAATTATCTAAAAGACAATCCGGTTATTAGAGTGGGTAGTGATCCTGATTGGGAGCCGTTTGAGTTTGTGAATGACCAACAGCAACCTTCAGGCGTGTCGGTGGAATACTTTAAATTGTTTGAAAAACAACTGGGCGTTAAATTTGAGTTTAACACCACCAAAACTTGGTCTGAAGTGGTTGAAGGTGCTAAAAAAGGCGAGTATGACATTTACAGTTGTGCCGTTGCGACCCCAGAACGCAAAAAATACATGAACTTTACCGCGCCTTATTTGTCTTTTCCGATGGTGTTAATAGGGGGAGCGAATGCGCCCTATATTGAAGACTATAGCCATTTGAATGGACAGGTAGTTTCGGTTGTTAAAGGTTATTGGTCGCATGAATTTTTAACTAAGTATTTCCCTGATATTAAGTTGTTGCTGGTAAACAATGTTCAGGAAGGCTTAGAGGCGGTTGTGCAAGGCAAAGCGTTTGTTTACTCGGGTAATTTGGGCGTGGTGAATTACAGCATTCAACGCCATGGTCTAAGTGGGTTACATGTGGTGGGGCAGGCCTCTGATCGATTTGAGTTGGCGATAGGTGTGCAGGCAAATAATCCTGTTTTACTGAGCATTATGCAAAAAGTGTTGGCCAATGTGACTCAAGAAGACCGTCAGAAAATTTTTGACAAATGGTTTCATCTTGAACTGGTGCAGCGGTTAGATACTGCACAGATTTATAAAATTATATTTGTGGTCGGTTTGGTGGTGTTGTTGATGTTGGTTTGGGGTTTGTTTTTCCGCTACCAGAAAAACAAAAAACAGGACTATATCAACCAGATTCATGAGTTGACCTATGCCTCGCTGATTGAGGTTGAGAAATTCCATACTGTTTGGGCCAGCCAGGCTTATCAAGCTTTGACAGGTTATTCTATGGATGAATTGCTGCAAACCAATTACTTTACGATGGCTGACAAGGAAATGACGGAATCTCAAAAGCATGCCATTGCCCGCCAAGTGTTGGGTGGCAATGCTTGGACGGGTGAAGTGGTTGGTTTGAAAAAAAATGGTGAAAGCTATTCTGTTGAACTCACTTTGACGCCACAGAAAAACATTTGGGGCAAGGTGACTCAGGTATGGGCAACCCGTGTGGACATCACCGATAAAAAACGCATAGAACAGCTTGCCATCTTAGATGATTTGACAGGGACTTATAATCGCCGTTATTTTAATGAAAAGATTGTTGAAGAAGTCAATCGCAGCAAGCGCGACCAAAAAACCCTTGCAGTGGCCATGTTTGACATAGACCATTTTAAAATGATTAACGATCATTACGGACACCAAAGAGGCGATGAAGTCTTGAAGGCGGTGTCTGATGTGATTAAAGAATCATTCCACCGTTCTAATGAGTTTTGCTTCCGTATGGGGGGCGAAGAGTTTTTAGTGCTGAGCTCTTTTAAAACCGAAGTCGAATTTATGGATTATTTGATTCAACTAAAAAATAAAGTGGAATCGTTAAAAATTGAAAACCCTCTAGCTCGCGAGCCTTATCTCACGATTTCAGTGGGCGCAGGATTTTGGACGACTGAAGAAATTCCTTTCCCTGACCAAATTTATCATTCGGTGGATGCCGCCTTGTATGAGGCCAAAGCCAATGGCCGAAATCAAGTGGTCATGACGGCTTTAAAAAGCGAGTAA
- the rpmG gene encoding 50S ribosomal protein L33, with translation MRDKIKLLSSAGTGYFYTTDKNKKNMPGKFEIKKYDPVVRKHVIFKEAKIK, from the coding sequence ATGCGCGATAAGATTAAATTACTATCTTCAGCTGGCACAGGTTATTTTTATACTACGGATAAAAATAAGAAAAACATGCCTGGCAAGTTTGAAATCAAAAAATACGATCCAGTGGTTCGTAAGCACGTGATTTTCAAAGAAGCAAAAATCAAATAA
- the rpmB gene encoding 50S ribosomal protein L28, whose translation MSRVCQVTGKGPAVGNNVSHSQRKTRRRFLPNLQTHRFWVENESRFVKLRLTAAAMRIVDKNGIESVLAEMRARGEKV comes from the coding sequence ATGTCAAGAGTTTGCCAAGTTACAGGAAAAGGTCCTGCAGTCGGTAACAATGTTTCCCACTCACAAAGAAAAACTCGTCGTCGTTTTTTACCAAACCTACAAACACACCGTTTCTGGGTTGAAAACGAAAGCCGTTTTGTAAAACTACGCTTAACTGCTGCAGCTATGCGTATTGTTGATAAGAATGGTATTGAGTCAGTGCTAGCAGAAATGCGTGCACGCGGTGAGAAGGTCTAA
- a CDS encoding DUF1461 domain-containing protein has protein sequence MKNTFIKLQTGLWIILSLWVALWLSWQVLAQVNFGYALWYQAGGIQQNIEHYAPLNKYRPDFAQTSDEVRLQLFAGIVNAIQNQGQGLNQLAYENDTGKIPLLRQPEIVHLQDVANLVSFLNTLGWGGLILWISLSVGLMAKNAHFPSQKQAGLVIFGLVFALTLTLISFGAERVFYQLHIWIFPAGHQWFFYYEDSLMSTMMKAPHLFAYIGASLLGLNIALFMAIIQVFQAVKPTKFE, from the coding sequence TTGAAAAACACCTTTATCAAACTACAAACCGGGCTTTGGATTATTTTAAGTTTGTGGGTTGCCCTATGGCTAAGCTGGCAAGTTTTGGCACAGGTTAATTTTGGTTATGCGCTTTGGTATCAAGCGGGCGGCATTCAACAGAATATTGAACATTACGCCCCGTTAAATAAATATCGCCCAGACTTTGCGCAAACCAGTGACGAGGTGCGTTTGCAATTATTTGCCGGCATCGTCAATGCCATTCAAAACCAAGGGCAAGGTCTTAATCAACTTGCTTATGAAAATGACACAGGCAAAATTCCCCTGTTACGCCAACCTGAAATAGTGCATTTGCAAGATGTCGCTAACTTGGTGAGTTTTTTGAACACCTTAGGCTGGGGCGGTTTAATTCTTTGGATCAGCTTAAGTGTGGGGTTAATGGCCAAAAACGCCCATTTTCCTTCCCAAAAACAAGCAGGCCTGGTTATTTTTGGGTTGGTTTTTGCCTTAACTTTAACCCTTATCAGCTTTGGAGCGGAGCGCGTTTTTTATCAACTGCATATTTGGATTTTCCCCGCTGGACATCAGTGGTTTTTTTATTACGAAGACTCTTTAATGAGCACCATGATGAAAGCACCCCACTTATTTGCCTATATTGGCGCCAGTCTGTTAGGCCTGAATATTGCGCTATTCATGGCGATTATTCAAGTTTTTCAAGCAGTAAAGCCAACAAAGTTTGAATAA
- the radC gene encoding RadC family protein, translating into MAITDWHENDRPREKLLKFGERSLSDAELLAIFLRVGVKGKSAVDLAQDLLNHFGSLHALLNANQAEFCEANGLGPAKFVQLKAVLEMSRRHFESGLQKGDAFNSPEVVARFLESELGHQQRERFGILLLDQQHHLIAFKVLFEGTLNQASVHPREVIKTALDHHAAAVILAHNHPSGDPKPSQADIDLTHQLSQALSLVDIRCLDHMILGDFGRWASLAQLGKMP; encoded by the coding sequence ATGGCCATTACCGACTGGCATGAAAATGATCGTCCTCGTGAGAAGCTTTTGAAGTTTGGGGAGCGTAGCTTGTCAGATGCTGAGTTATTGGCGATTTTTTTGCGTGTGGGTGTTAAAGGCAAAAGTGCGGTAGATTTGGCGCAGGATTTATTAAATCATTTTGGCAGTTTGCACGCCCTACTGAATGCCAATCAAGCGGAGTTTTGCGAAGCTAATGGGCTAGGGCCTGCCAAATTTGTGCAGCTTAAAGCCGTATTAGAAATGTCGCGGCGTCATTTTGAGTCGGGATTGCAAAAAGGCGATGCGTTTAATTCCCCAGAAGTGGTGGCACGATTTTTAGAGTCGGAACTGGGTCATCAACAACGCGAACGCTTTGGCATTTTATTGCTGGACCAGCAACATCACCTCATCGCCTTTAAAGTGTTATTTGAGGGCACCCTAAACCAAGCCAGCGTTCATCCGCGTGAAGTCATTAAAACGGCGCTTGACCATCATGCCGCCGCTGTCATTTTGGCACACAATCATCCATCGGGCGATCCCAAGCCCAGCCAAGCAGACATTGACTTGACCCATCAACTTAGCCAAGCCTTAAGCCTAGTGGATATTCGTTGTTTAGACCACATGATTTTGGGTGACTTTGGACGCTGGGCATCTCTGGCACAATTAGGAAAAATGCCTTGA